atgCCTGTACAGAGTGTGGAAAAAGTTTCCGTTTAAGTACTGAACTTAAGGTGCATCACATAATCCACACAGGAAAGAAACCTTTCTTCATGTGCACTGAATGCGGAAAGCACTTCACTCGGAAGGCAAACCTTAAAAAACACCTACAAATTCACGTACAGGAAAAAACATCTGCTACAGATTCTGACCAACAACATCATGTAATCTACGCAGGAGAGAAACccttcacttgtacagaatgcgGCAAACGGTTCTCTCAAAAAAGCAACCTCAAGTCCCACTGTAACactcacacgggggagaaaccatttcATTGTGCAGAATGTGGGAGAAGGTACTCGTCAAAGAGATACCTTGTCAAACACCAGGTAGTTCATGAGTGAGAGCAACGTATACATCTACAGGATTTGGGAGACCTTATACTACTACTAAATCCAACCTTCAACACCATCATCTACATGGAAAAACCTTTCTCAGAATGGAGTTTCCCAATAGTAGGTTTCATCTCCTCCCCAGAACAGTCATATAATACAGTCACTTATTTCTCCTCCAGACTCTCCCATGCCAACACTATTGGGTGGTACCTGCACTCCAACAAGCCTTCACACTGAGTTCTTCTCACAGATACAGTGTGTGACACTATGGGATTATTTTTATGgattatttttatgtaaaatatattgctCAATAAAATTCATGCAATACTTCAGTTACGTGCGTGCATTGTGTCCATTTATAGGGATGTTTCTCTCCACCAGTGAAAAAGCACTAGAAAATATGTTTCATGCAGTTCAGTCAGGCAATGACACAacggggggaattcacaaaagtgtcggaaACCAAAAAATGTCGTAGAAAAAgacgtagcaacagccgacaaattcacggAGCATTTCTCcaccaattttccgacatgtacgacacttttgaattagtgtcgttaaaagtgggcgtggtttttttcagcgccacttttcccgtcatttttatgaattactcgtaaactcgtttttttttaccgacaatttttcagacactttaggctctccaaaatgaaaatgtcggtcaaattgtcttttgaaaagtcttggtaaatgtcgtttgtacgatgaaaagttttagaaattttagaaaattgtcggacttacgagacatttagagatggtaacatctgcctttgtgaatttgccgttcgtaaGAAAATCACGAAGTTTCCgatctttttttcaaaaacttggtgactttcggcgcatgcacagaagatccttaccggtaaatgcctcgtactgcgcatgcgccaaaaagtGCCAGtcagagcaggaggaagagcgcTAGGGAGAAgacgcctgtgaactccgcaGCAGAGGACCTAgaaagaggggtaagtaacaagttatggGCATTTCCCAgaggggcaggtaggctgggtggaggagggagggttttttccctgtacaggttgacttctcctttaagcagccgTGTCAATCTCCACAGATCTGattctctctggctgctgcagcagggatccctTTATAAGCTGTCTGGGAAACCCTGTATATTTGGcttcaaagtcaggcactccccctctcccaaggatgcactggggcacccagccaattGGGAGGCTCTCCAGCCGGTAACTGGTcgggatgatgtcacagacagaaaaacggGGGAAgaatttgtctgatcccctacagtagtcttacattaaacttggcaattGTTacacaaaaacgacattacccaacatgcattgggagacacaggcttggcacaaagtacaaaccagccaaaagccCAAAAAGTAGGCCAAATCCCTACCTTGGTTATTTTGTACTTTCAtaaccagcctgggctttaaattcgtagcccaatttggctggaaaacctccaacctggcaactctgctGACTTCACCCCAGTTCTGACTTTACCTTCctcacacacaggggcaaattcactaagcgccgaagcgcctaacgctagcgtcaattcgctagcgttgggcatttttgttacttcgcaaattcactaacggacgctggcgcaacttcgctagtgtaacttcgtaCCCTTAcatctggcgaattttcgctatggacgtaactactcaaattcactaacgcgcgcattgttctgaacgctaccttttacgctagacttccttcgccacctcagaccaggcgaagcgcaatagagtagatagggattgcttcaaaaaaagttaaaattttttctaagtcccaaaaaacgctggagttttttctatattatgggtgataggctgaaaaagatcgaaacatttttttggggctcccctccttcccccctacatttcctgactcatggcaacttacctagacaatgggcacatgtgtagggcaaaataaacattttatttgctgttttgaaggtttcccaggcttgtgtagtgctgctacgtatacttccagcgtaacttcaatttggcgccgtatgcaaattaaccatcactagtgtaacttcgctttgcttggcgaattaacgctagcgcaacttcgcaaccttacgcttcccctgagcgcaacttcggattttagtgaatttgtggagcactggcgaaaataaACCTGGCGAAgggcggcgaagcggacgccagcgcaactacgattcttagtgaatgtcccacacagacTTTCCATGaactcctcctcctccctgtCAATCACACACTTGTCCACTGCAGCTCCAGGCTCCTCCCCTTCCTCCTCTTACCAGCCCCTCCCCTTGTGACACTGAAATGTCTCTCCTCAAACGCTTCCCTCCCAACTCACACACACAGTGATAAACTATTCCTTCCACCTCCTGAAAGCAACAGACCTTTCTCTTGTCTCTACTACTTTTCCTATGGTTTCCCCTCCCCCACACTAAACTGCAGAGTCTATGCAAATGTGCCACTCCCACTGATCCCTCCAGCTCACTGACACAGTAAAGGAATCACAAGCAGACTGGCAGGAGAATGAGCCAATAGGAGTTGTGCAAataactgcacatgctcacttCATGTTAGAGCCTCTGCCAGGAGAACCTGTGATGTCATATCAGGAAGTGCAGCAGTGAGTGTTTCTGGGGGTCGGCAACTCCATGATGAAATGAAGGCTCAGGACAGGGATTCATTCTGAGGTAAATATCTCCTCAgctgcacattttttgttaacCATGTCTATGACAAAGATGTTTTTTATCTAATTGACCCCGTTTTGGAGCTGCTGTCCCCATAGACTCCCCCTGTCAGGAAAATAGTGCCCCGTGAATCCCCGGGATTGTCAGGCAATTAGTCGGCCACCTAAGCAGGTCCTTCTGCATCGAGGACCTCAGTGTGCAAATTGGCCAATTAGGGAGCCTGAAGCAGCAGCACTTTCAATTAGCAGTAAAAGCTGAAGCCCCCCCTGATTGAAGTACATTGAAGTAGTTTATGTCCAAGGAGTTTTTTTCCTCATCACTGACTCCTGTGTCTCCAGCATAAGCCCATCCCCCTCCTGCACAGAACAGGCAGTTAGAGGAAAGGAATCAGCTGACAGCAGCGAGGAACACTCGTTTCTTATTCACCTGCTGTTTCCCCCGTAAGTTTCTGTAACTAATAATATTTACTTAGTCAAATGTGCATCACATTGGGaatctgggggtattatacatggaatttccactttattattttactatgtaattctggggtattatacatgaaactgacACTTTCCTATGAATTCCAGGGTTTTATTCATGAAACTGTCGCTTCATCATCCTGATATAATTCTGAGGGTATAAAACATGAACCTGCCATTTTGTCACCCTGTTATGAGTTCTGGGGGAATTATACACAGAATTGTCACTATATTCATTAATATATTCATTAATATATTCACAGAGGGTGTATCGTAAAATGGGGAGTAGTTAATTatctcaacatcagctgctcccaatctcctctacaatcaaattcaatttacactcatctctgatctccaaatactctccaaatactctccttcatgaaaccttctctctgcttctgatcttccctcacttctcctctcatcacttctgcccattctcacctacaagacttctctcaggcttctgcttttctctggaactctctgcctccagctgttggactttctccttctttccaaactttcaagcgctgcttaaaggggaaggaaacctagtcggtgcaaaccccCCACCAGTTTGttgccctcctccccccaggcctacccgtcccgctgggcaaatgcccctaacttgttacttacccttctgcgcaggtccagtccagggagttcaccgacgccatcttcttccacgcgatcttcttcctgctttgaacggcgttttggcgcctgcgcagtagatccgtaccggtgaaatgatcCTACTACGCATGCatccgttcacagcaggaagaagatcgcgtggaagaagatgattTTATATTCATAACTTACTTTCctaaataaattcactttttaactgcatcaactTCTATGTGAATCTGTGTCAGCCACGGTTGAAGAATAGAAAGTGTCTGTAATCTCCTATAAGGTAAGATCTTGGGCATGAGCACCCAAACCCTTGTTAACTAACCCCTGCTATTATTATCTCTGATAATCAACTGGATGCTCCTTTGAATGGGTTTGAAATTGGCACATACATTGACTTCAAGGGGGAGTTCACCATAAATGAATTTCTAATCTGCTGTCGATATTTATTTTAAGACCAAAATATCTCCAGTACAAGTCCTAGTCATTGAAATCATGTTCAACAAGGGGAACATTCCTGGGACacgtatatatgtatgtaggtatatttttatttgtatagcgctccttgagggcaaagccctgtacaacaaaaccataaattagtagtaacaaacaagggatcaTGTTAAACATGTGGCTGATGAAGTAAAGATGAACCTTTATTATATTCAATAGTTTCACCCCACGGTACAAATTAAGGCTCCAGACTGTCATTATCCCATGCTAATTAAGATCCTATGATAAACATGTGACTATGCTAATGAAGGTCGTTAGAGAACAGGAACTCATCAGTCTTCCTTTACATATTGTGGGGAAACCTTTTTACCAAAACAAAGGCACGGCCCATAGTTCTTTGTTGTCAGTAGTTGAAGCAGATCCAGGCTTGGGGGGATCCAAAATGGGATAAAAAGGTGTGAGAATGAGAGGTGAGTTAGTTTGGGGAAGAGACGTGTGGGTACAGGAGCTCTGCAGGCTAATGAGGAGACTCTGCCCAACGACAGGTAACTAGATCAGTGTCATTGTGACTTTGTCTTTATTATATTTGAGATTCCTGTAATAAGTGGATTATTTCAGTATATAGTATTATCTGTAAGAATTCTGCATATCATACATTAGTTAGTGTCAACCCCTCTATAGAACTTACAATAAGAATATTATTGTTTCACTTACAGTAAATATTTAATGATGTCGACTTTCTTTTGTATAAGAAACACATGAAATCTGACTGGGGGCTGAGAACTATTTCTTGTTAAGTCTTTGTGCCAGTTACACCACCATACCTTGTATCTTGACTGTTAGACTAAGCAAATCCTAAAAGACAACATGGCtactgtattgtatatataatgtCACAATTCAGAGTTTGAGCTTCTGATGATCCAGTTATGATCCAGATCTTCTCATCTATTGTCAGTGGCACTATATACActtagtgtgctctgggctgctaaATACATACACTCGTATGTATATAAAACTACACGTATACACTCGTATGTATATAAAACTACACACATACACTCGTATGTATATAAAACTACACATATACACTCGTATGTATATAAAACTACACACATACACTCGTATGTATATAAAACTACACACATACACTCGTATGTATATAAAACTACACACATACACTCGTATGTATATAAAACTACACACATACACTCGTATGTATATAAAACTACACATATACACTCGTATGTATATAAAACTACACGTAGATCTTGGTTTTACTGCTGTTCTGGTAATTATGGTTCTGcagaaatcatccaagtctctcttaaaggcattaagggAATGAGGCATCACAACAGCAGTGCATTTCCcaacctcactgtgatgaaccccctactctacTTCAACTGAAAATTCTTTTTCTCTGGTCTCTGGTCAATTGatattttctatgggaaaaaaatccccactatctgtctataacaCCCTCTTATCTCCTTATAAaaagtaatcatgtctcctcacaAGCCCCTTTTCTCCAgataaacaaccccaaccttgacattaTTTCTTCATAGTtccctttaaagggtggttcacctttaagttaagtttagttttagtatgatatagaatggccaattctaagcttttcatttggtcattatttattttgttttatactttttgaataatttaCCATTATTGCAACAAGAATACATTTGTTGCcgtacagagcatctgttttttttgtgtttttttttagatgggtgaccctccccccatttgaaagctggaaagagtcagaagcaaataattccaaactattaacacaaaatgaagaccaattgaaaagttgtccgttctataacatacttagttaactttaaggtgaacaacccattttagaTCATTTGGCTTAAGACCTGATAGGGTTGTTGTCTTATAATTATTAGTAGGGGTTTGGGTGCTATATATACCTCCGCCCCCAGAATCTTAAAAAAATTGTGGCTAAATGTAACATttcaataaatgaataaaatataggGTAGGTTATACTTTTTGTTGGGTAATGAAGTAGGTTATAAAATACAAGCTTTTGGGGGCCTGCAtggtggtggcacatgggaagattagtcaccaattgataaatctttgctactgtggGCAACTAAACTCCCCAAAACGCCTTCCCACcgacaagaatgtgaatcactggtgggatggaaTGCACGTCGATAATTTCCCAAAATTGCCAGGTTTCCTTTTGGAAAACATAGCGAGGTGCATTCCATCCAACTgatgattcacattcttgccggtgggaaggcattttggagaGATTATTCTCTGACAGTAGTGATGGTTTATAGCTGAGCGACTAATCACCCCATGTTCCACCACCCTTTAGTGCTTCAGGCAAGTTATTGGAAGaattttataaacaatataaagtatCGACTACTtctgtaaattaaatgttttttcttaaatacattcttacagttttttatatatttgcttgAAAGTCAAGAGGCGGAGAAGCCCCAGAAGCCAATGATTATCTGATTCTTTGGATAAAGACCATTAGACTGTGCAACTTCTCCAACACCAGGAAAGAAACATCTGTATCAGACTCAGAAAAAGCTTTAGTACAATGAGCCTTCCCAACTCCCATGAGGATCTTCCCTCAGTGACACAACATTATGAAGGCTCAGAATATGGGAAAACAAAAAACGAACTTAACACGGACAAGACAtttcacactggggagaaaccttTTACCTGcgcagaatgtgggaaaagtttcaGGCTCAAGGAAAGCcttaaaaaacaccaaaaaactcacacgggggagaaaccttATAAATGTACGGAATGTGGGAAACATTTCGCTTTGAAGGATCATCTAGTCCGACACCAGAAGGTTCATACGGGTGTAAAACCATTTGAATGTACAGAATGTGGAAAGAGCTTCTCCCAGAAAAGCCAGCTTCAGACGCACCATaaaattcacacaggagagaaaccatttcctTGTGAAGAATGTGGAAAATGTTTCAGTTTAAAGAGTCACCTTAACAGACATTATACGagtcacacaggggagaaacctttgacttgtacagaatgtggcaaacgtTTCTCTACAAAGGACAGACTTTCTTCTCACTTAATTGTCCACACAGGAGAAAAGCAATTCACATGTACCAAGTGtgggaaaaaattcactcatAAGCATAGACTTGAGAGACACGCGAAACTTCACA
This is a stretch of genomic DNA from Xenopus laevis strain J_2021 chromosome 6S, Xenopus_laevis_v10.1, whole genome shotgun sequence. It encodes these proteins:
- the LOC108695538 gene encoding gastrula zinc finger protein XlCGF8.2DB isoform X2; translation: MSLPNSHEDLPSVTQHYEGSEYGKTKNELNTDKTFHTGEKPFTCAECGKSFRLKESLKKHQKTHTGEKPYKCTECGKHFALKDHLVRHQKVHTGVKPFECTECGKSFSQKSQLQTHHKIHTGEKPFPCEECGKCFSLKSHLNRHYTSHTGEKPLTCTECGKRFSTKDRLSSHLIVHTGEKQFTCTKCGKKFTHKHRLERHAKLHTEEKTLTCTECGKRFHSKGSLHGHHTTNTGEKPFICTDCGKCFSTKASLLQHQVICRGEKPFTCTECHRSNSAKEIK